The genomic region CTCTGGGGCGTTACGCACCTCTGCATAGACCACCCCGTCAGCCACAAGGTCTTCAACATATTCTTGGGCTACCCGTTCGATGGCCTCAGGGTCTTGGAGTAACGCAACGGTGTGCTCAAACCCACGCAGATATTCAACGAGGTTCTTCTTATTGGCGCCTTCAACAAACCAAGCCCCCAACGCCTCTGGGTCAGTTGTCGGCAATTTGGTGTACCCGCGCTCTTTCGCCAGTTCAATCACCGTTAATGGGCGTAAACCCCCATCTAAGTGATCGTGAAGAACAACCTTGGGCAGTGCAGCATAATTCAACATAGCTTGCAGTCTAAGGCGTGCAGCCAGTAACAGGAAAAGAAAATGGCGGCGATAGTCCCGATGCGAGCAATACTGCACTACGCTCATCAAAAGCGAAGAGTTTGAGCACGACACCACGTGCCAAAGGCCTCAGCCCCTCACCTGTATTGGCTTGGCTATCTGGTGTAAGAAAAAGGTAGGGGGTGCTTAATTCCCAACCAGGTTATCCAAAATAGTGCCAGGGTTACGGTCCTCGTCTGAGCACACACACCACTGATCGGCCGGGACAGTTTTTTGGACCGATTCAATATGGCGGCCACATCCCTTCCAGGTGGTTTTTGAACAGGTCTGGCAGACGGCAGGTAAACACATAATCAGGTCCTTAGTCGAAAAAACGGGGCTAGAACAGATACATCAGATGACGTTCGGTATGGTCATCGGCACGTTGATGCACATACTTACTGCTGGTTTTAAATGGCGGTCACCCGTCTCTATCTAGCGGTATCTCACCACGGGTGACCTGGAGGGGCCCCGCACCCAATACAATCGCGTGCCTAGGCAAAACTTAAGAACAGCTTTTCGAGTCGTTCAGGGCTGAACTCATCACTCGGATCTTCAAGACACTGGCGCAAACCAGTTACGATGATGGCACACCCTGCCCGATCAACCGCTTTGGCTACTGCGGCAAGTTGGGTAACTACCGCCTCACAATCCTCACCCGCTTCCAACATGCGAATCACGGCGTCGAGCTGGCCACGCGCACGCTTTAAACGGGTGACGGATGGTTTGGTGTCTTCCTGACTAAGTTGCATGTGTGTCGTTATTCCTTGGCAGCTGTGGCAATCTTCCACGTGAGATACCCACCATCTAGGTTAACTACTTGGTGTCCCAGTTGAGTTAACAGTCGGGCTGCCGTGTGGCCACGTTGACCAACCTGGCAGTGGACAATCACCGAGTCTGGCAGTTCTTGATGGCGTTCACGTAAAGCATTGAGGGGCACATTAATCGCACCTGGAATTGACCCGCTGGCAAATTCCTCAGGGTCACGCACATCCACGAGCACCGAACCCTCGGCCATCGCGGCTTCTAGTTCGTGCCATTGGATACTGGTCGTCATCCCAGCAGCCAGATTGTCTGCGATATAGCCCAACATATTGACCGCATCCTTAGCACTGCCAAATGCGGGGGCGTACGCAAGTTCAATATCGATGAGTTCACTGGCACGAAGACCGCCACGGATAGCGGTTGCAATCACATCGATGCGTGTGTCAACCCCCTTGGTACCAACACCTTGGGCACCCAATATGGCGTCCGTCTGGGCATCAATAACCAGTTTGAGGTGCATTTGGGCTGCGCCGGGGTAGTAGCCGGCGTGGTCCCCAGGGTGGGTGTGAATCACACGAATCTGGCGCCCTTCGGCACGTGCCCGTGTCTCCGTCCAGCCGGTCGCCACAGCCATGAGTCCAAAAACACCCAAAATAGCGGTACCCAACACCGGATTTGACGGCACCGAATTGCCCATGATGGCATCGGCAATCATGCGGCCATCACGGTTTGCCCGCTGGGCAAGGGTCACAAATCGGAGGGAATCATCAACGTGATCTCGCTTTGCCGTTGCATCCCCAGCAGCAAAAATATGAGGATCGCTGGTGCGAAGGTCATCGTCGACCACGATAAGCCCGCGATCGGTAACGGTTAAGCCGGCCTGGACAGCCAAATCAGAGTCGGGGCGAACCCCAACGCCGGCAACAACCAAGTCAGCATCCAATGCGCGCCCATCAGTCAGGAGCACGTGGGTGTTAGTCAGTGATGACGCCCCAGAACCTGTGATCACCTTTACGCCGTTAGCTTCAAGATGGGCTTGTACATAGGCAGCCATCTCGGGGTCAAAAGGAGGGAGGATTTGCTGGGCTAATTCCACCACCGTGGTATCAATCCCGCGATGGGCGAGGTTTTCAGCCATTTCAAGGCCGATAAAGCCACCACCGAGCACAACCGCGTGGCGTGGTTGCTCGGCCACTTTGGCAACAATCTTGTCCATGTCAGACACATTGCGTAAGGTGAGGGCGCGCTCAATCCCTGGCAAGGGCGGCACAAAGGGTGTTGCGCCGGTGGCAATGACTAAGTTGTCATAGGCCAAGGTTTCACTTGCCCCGCCGGGGGTTACTACCCGTACGGTTTGTTCGTCACGTTGAATCGCAGTGACACGCGTGCCGGTGCGAACATCGAGATTGAACCGCTTATGCAGCCCCTCGGGGGTTTGCAATAATAAGGCATCGCGTTCTTCGATGACCCCGCCAACGTGATAGGGAAGTCCACAGTTAGCAAAGGAAACATGCTCACCTTGCTCTAAAACAATGATGTTTGCTTGTTCATCGAGACGACGAAGGCGAGTAGCTGCCGACATCCCTGCCGCGACACCACCGATAATAATTGTGGTTTGTGCAATGTCTGTCACTGTTATCGCCCAAGTAGACGGCTAAAGAGGCCCTCGGGTTTGCGGTCTTGTGGTTTGCAGGTACACCACTGGTTACGAGGCACACTGGCTTTTACCTGGTCAATATGTTGTCCACAGCCAGTCCACGTTGTCTTTTTGCATGTCGCGCATGTTGCTGGTCGGCACATGAGAAGCAGCCCCTTTGTAAGTAGATTGCACAACAGCATATACCCCAGGGGGTATAGTGCAATGGAAAAGACACCGGGATGGCTCCCGATGTTTGATGCGTGGTGTTGGGGTGTGGCCAGACCACAAACGAGATTAGAGCACCATGGCGGCAACCCAACCGGCAACCAAAAGCGGCAAGTTAAAGTGCAAGAAGGTTGGAATGACGGTGTCTTTGATGTGGTCGTGCTGCCCATCCATATTTAACCCTGCCGTAGGGCCTAAGGTTGAATCTGATGCAGGGCTACCCGCATCACCAAGCGCACCGGCAGTGCCGATGATGGCGACGGTGGCGAGAGGACTGAATCCCAAACTGATACATAAGGGCACATAGATTGCCGCAATAATTGGTAGTGTCGAAAACGATGAACCGATACCCATAGTGATGACCAGTCCGACCACGAGCATGGCCAAAGCGGCAATAGCGGTGTTATTACCAAAGAGGTTGGTCACTGTCTCAACGAGAGGCTCAATATGCCCCGTATCTTTCATCACTTGCGCGAAGCCTTGGGCGGTAATCATGATGAACCCGATACCGGCCATCATGGTGAGCCCACGATTGAAGACGCGGTCCATCTCTTTCCAATGGATCACTTGGCCAATCACAAACACGATGAACCCAAGTAGAGCCCCCACGAGCATGGAATCCGTCATCAACTGCACGGCGAACGCCACGACGATGGCGATTCCAGCAACAATCCCGTTCATAGGGCGGTAGGCTTCTGCTGCGGCGTGCTCCTCAACGTCTTGTTCAGACGGGTTAGTCGCCATATCACGATAGGTTCGTGGCTTCCGATACGAGACCAACAAGGCAATCACCAAGCCGCCCATCATGCCGAGGGCCGGAATGGCCATTGCCCCCATGACGTTGACCCCTTCGGTATTAAGCCCCGAGGATTGGATATTGGACAACAAGATTTCGTTTAAGAAGATGTTGCCAAACCCAATGGGTAAGAACATATAGGTGGTGACGAGACCAAACGTCATCGCGCAAGCCATAGCACGACGGTCAATGCCCAGTCGGGTTGCGAGACCGAGCAGGGGGGGAACCAAAATAGGGATAAACGCTATGTGAATAGGGATAAGGTTCTGGCTGAGTATGGCCATCACAACCAACGCCCCCAAAATACCGCGACGGACAACGGTTTCCACACGATCAGCGTGGCGTTCTTCTGCTTGGTCTAAACGTGAAATGATCGTATTTGCGAAGACACGGGGAACACCTGAATGGGCGATCGCTGCAGCAAAGGACCCTAAGAGCACATAGCTCAATGCGATACCGGCACCGCCTTTCATCCCTTCACTAAAACTTTCCAGCGTGGCCTCAACCCCAAGACCAGCAGATAACCCACCGATAATGGCACCAAAGAGCAAAGCCAGCACGACATGCATACGCAACATGGCCAAGATCAGCATGACAAGGACAGCTAATAAAACGGCATTCATTCGTATGCAGAACCCTTCAGTTCGATTAAAAAAACGTATGCTACCGGCCTCAGAACACTTCGCGGAAAACAAGTTGGGCTATTTTCATCTTGGGCTTCGAGTGAAGACCGATTCCTCGCTTAGTATGGCCCCCTATGGCACACGACCTCACCACGTTGACATTGGATCCAGACCCCGATACCGCTCGCCGTATGTATCTGAATGCCATTTTGGAGCGCCTGAATGATGCGCAGGTACCACAACGGCAAACCAGTCGAGAAGAAGTGAATATCAATGGCACGTGGCTGCGTATTCATCGCCCACGCACAAACGCCTTTGGCGACCCCCCTGGTGTTGTCATCTTTGTTCGTGGTGGTTATGGCCAACTTGGCAATGGTGATACGCACGATGCACTGGCCAAACGGTACTGTGATTTGCCCGCCGTGGTGATGAGCGTTGACATCCTCAATGACCAGGCAACCTTTGAAGCCAATGTGCAAGCGGTATTAACGGCTGTACGCCATGCGGATAATGCACCGCTGATTCGTACCACACTGAGTACCCAAGTGGCTTTTGTTGGGATTGATGTGGGTGCGTCCCTTGCCCTTGAAGCCGCAAACCGATTGGCTGCGTCCCCGACCCTTGACGGGGAACTCGCCCAACCATGGACCGTGAAAGGGGTTCATCTCTTTGACCCGATCACTGAACCTGCAATGGTTGACATTTCCCTCGATGGGGGGCTAGTTCACGGCAACGACATTGCCCGTCTCGTCAGCGCGTGGCCAGCCCTAGCCGATGCAAAAGCCGCGCTCGACGAGATGCATACGTTGGCGTTTCCAGTCCTCGTATCGGCATCCGCTCGCCACCCTGGGGCTGATGCCAGTGAAGACGTCTTTACCCGTCTCGTCGCCATTGATGACCATAACGTGTTGGGTATCAGTGTGAATATTGACGGGGCTGAATCGGTCTTGGCTACCAAGGATCATCCGATTATCGAAGGCGCGATTGCCGGACTTGTCCATGCCTTCGGGGCGATGGTCAACCTACCTACCGATACGGTGCGCTAAGTCGTTTATCCTGCACTGTGATTACTTCACGGTCACACCCGCCTATCTCTATTGAGGAATTATGTCAACGCTCAATGCCTTTGATGTTCTTACCGCCCGCGGTCTTGTGTATGACTGCACCGATGAAGCGGGCCTACGTGATGCCTTCGCAGCGGGGCCGGTGACGTTCTATGTGGGGTTTGACCCGACAGCCGATAGCCTCCATGCCGGGAACCTGGTGGGGATCATGGCAATGGCGCACCTCCAACGCCTCGGTCACCGTGCCATCGCCCTGGCGGGAGGGGCAACCGGGCGTGTCGGTGACCCGTCAGGTCGTGACGTTGAACGCCAACTGCTTGATGAAGCGACCCTTGAACGCAACTTGGCGGCTATTCGTACCCAGCTCGCGTTCTTCCTCGATTTTTCAACGCCTGAACGTGGGTTACTTGTCGACAACTACGACTGGATGCGGTCATTCTCCTTTATGGATGCGCTCCGAGTCATTGGTCCGCATTTCAGCGTTAATCAGATGATTAGCCGAGAGAGTGTACGTAAACGTCTTGAAACGCGTGAGCAGGGTCTGACCTACACGGAGTTCAGCTACCAGCTCCTTCAAGCCTGGGATTTTTGGCATCTCTATAAACACGAAGGTGCTCGCCTCCAAGGTGGTGGCAGTGATCAGTGGGGCAATATCACGGCCGGAACGGACCTTATTGGGAAGATGGCTGGTCCTGACCATCCCAAGGCATTCGGGCTCACCTGGCCGCTCCTGACGACCGCCGCTGGTGTGAAATTCGGTAAAAGTGCTGGCAACGCGGTCTGGCTAGACCGTGAAAAGACCAGCCCCTACGGGTACTACCAGTTCTGGATCAATGCGGCTGATGCCGATGTCGAACGCTTCTTAAAGATCTTTACCTTCCTCGAACTCGATGAAATTGACGAGATTGTGGCTAAGCACGGTGAAGCGCCACATCTACGAGAGGGGCAGAAACGATTGGCTGCAGAAGCTACCCGTATTGTGCACGGTGAAGACGGATTGACTTCTGCGATAAAAACCACAGAGGTGCTGTTTGGGGCCGAACCCTTTACCGACCTGCCGGCTGCGATCGTGCGTGAAGCTTTTGCAGAAGCACCCACGGTTGAGGTTTCTTCTGACGTACTTGCCGGTGAAACACCTATCTCTAAGTTCCTCGTTGAAGCCGGAGCATGCGCGAGCCAATCAGAGGCAAAACGACTCATTGGCCAAGGAGCAGTTCGCCTCAATAACCGCGTGGTTACCCAAGCTGACCGGCCGGTAGATACCGATGATGTAACCGCAGATGCCATCATCATTATCCGGGTTGGGAAGAAACGGCATTTCTTAGCCACGCTGGTGTGACTGGAGTAAGGTCCTCCATAAGTCAGTGTCATTGGAGGCGATATGTTTACCGGTATTGTCAGTGGAATGGCGACGGTACAGCACCTTTCAGGTGATGAGTCCCTGTGTACCCTCACCCTTTCTAATGAGGCCATACCCAGTGATGTCACCATCGGTGATTCTGTCTGTATCGCTGGATGCTGCCTGACTGTGATTGAACGCACCGATGCCACAGTTTCTTTTGAGGTGATGGGTGAAACGGTAGCCAAAACAACGATTGGAGCCTTGCAGCCTGGAGACCGGGTCAATATTGAGTGTTCCCTTCGTCCAACCACACAAATGGGTGGGCATATGGTGAGTGGTCATGTAGACGGGATTGGTGAAGTACGTGATATTCGAGAAAATGATGGATGGAAAACGATATTCTTTCGTGTTCCAGACACTATCAAACGTCTCGTAGCACCAAAGGGCTCTATTACGATCAATGGTACGAGTCTTACGATCATTGATGTTGATGATCAGCCTTCTGGTACGGTCATCAGCATTGGGTTTATTCCCCACACCCTTGCGACGACAACCCATGGCCTATTGGCTGTAGGTGACCGAGTCAATATGGAAGCAGACCTGCTTGCCCGGTACATGCTTCGCCTCATTGAGACAAAAGCGGATTAACAAATTCTTGATCCAAAGTGACTAAGGGTTACCTAAGTGTGTTTGGCTAAACCTCGGTGGTTTTCCCCACGTAGCCCGTAGCATGGGCGTTTCCACAACAGAGGAGGCTCCCGTGCACCAAGATTTCTCATCCACGCTGACGGTAGGTAGCCGACGTGTGCGCTACACCGATATCACCAAACTAGGTGTTGACCTAAACCGATTGCCCTACGCCATTCGAATTCTGCTAGAAAACGTGGCACGTAATCGTGATGGTGAAAATGTGACTGATGCCCATATTCAGGCACTCGCACACTATGACGGCACCAAAGTTGGTGAACAGGAAATCTTGTTTACCCCGGCACGGGTGTTACTACAGGACTTTACGGGGGTACCTGCCGTTGTTGACCTTGCGGTGATGCGTGATGCATTGGCTGCCTTGGGCGGCGACCCACAACGCATTAATCCACTTGTCCCTGTTGACTTGGTGATTGACCACTCCATTCAAGTGGATAAATACGCGGTGGCCGATGCATTCAAGCTCAATGCGCAGATTGAGTTTAGACGCAATACGGAACGCTATGAATTCTTGCGCTGGGGACAAACGGCGTTTAATAACTTTTCAGTGGTGCCACCGAATACGGGCATTGTGCACCAAGTGAACTTGGAATTCCTTGGACAAGTGGTCTTTGATGCAACCGACCAAATCTATCCTGACACGTTGGTTGGCACTGATAGTCATACCCCGATGATTAATGGGCTCGGGGTTGTTGGGTGGGGTGTTGGCGGCATTGAAGCCGAAGCCGCCATGCTTGGCCAACCGATTTCTATGCTGATTCCCGAGGTTATTGGGGTCGAACTCACCGGCGAACTCCCCGACGGGGCGACCGCTACCGACCTAGTGCTGACGGTCACTGAGCTTTTGCGCCAACGTGGAGTTGTTGGGAAATTCGTGGAGTTCTTTGGAGAAAGTGTGGCCAATGTCCCGGTCTCGAACCGGGCAACCATTGGCAATATGAGTCCGGAGTTTGGGTCGACGATTTCTATTTTCCCGATAGACGAAAAAACCCTTGATTATTTGCATTTAACTGGGCGAGATGAGGCGCATATCGCCATGGTTGAAGCCTATGCCAAAGCAAACGGCCTCTGGCATGACCCCGCGGCTCGTCCGGCTTATACCGATACGTTGACCCTTGATTTGTCGACGGTTGTACCCAGTATCAGTGGCCCGAAGCTGCCACAACAACGCATTCCACTCGATGAGGCAAAACAAACGATTCACGCGGTTCGAGCTGACTATGAAGCGCAGGACGATTCCAGTGTGCCGGTTTCACTCAATGGGTCTGGATCGGTAGACCTTGGCCATGGGGATGTGGTGATTGCCGCCATTACGAGTTGTACGAACACATCCAACCCCTCGGTCATGATGGCTGCCGGGCTTGTGGCGCGCAAAGCTCATGCCCTTGGGTTGACCCGAAAGCCGTGGGTTAAAACCTCTCTCGCACCGGGTTCTAAGGTTGTGACGGATTATTATCAAAAAGCCGGTTTACTTGATGATTTAAGTGCCATTGGGTTCGACGTGGTGGGGTATGGGTGCACCACGTGTATCGGGAACTCTGGGCCGTTAGAAGACACCATTTCACAGGCTATTAATGAGCATGATCTTGCGGTGGCCGCGGTCCTGAGTGGGAACCGCAATTTTGAGGGCCGTATCAGTCCCGATACCAAGATGAACTTTTTGATGAGTCCACCGCTTGTGGTTGCGTATGCGCTGGCAGGCACGACCGACATTGATTTAACCCGCGATCCAATCGGCCAAGACCACGAGGGCAACGACGTGTTCTTGGCAGATGTGTGGCCAACGAATGACGAAATTGAGGCGGTCATCAATACCTCATTAGGGCGTCAACAGTTTATTGATACCTATAACGACGTCTTTACCGGTGATGAAGCCTGGCAAGGGATAACCGTCAGTGGTGGTGATCGGTTCGCCTGGTCCGATGAGTCGACCTATATCGCTAAACCCACATTCTTTGATGATATGCCCGCCCAACCTGCGCCCTTGGCAGACATCATGGGGGCACGTGTCCTCGTGAAGGTCGGTGATAGCGTCACCACGGACCATATCAGCCCTGCAGGGGCCATTGCCCAAGACAGCCCGGCAGGTCAGTGGTTGACGGCGCATGGCGTGGAACGCAAGGACTTCAACTCGTATGGCTCTCGCCGTGGTAACCATGAGGTTATGATGCGCGGCACCTTCGCTAATATCCGTCTGCGCAATGAGCTCGCACCAGGTACCGAGGGTGGCTTTACGATTCATCTGCCATCTGGTGAACAAACCACGATTTTTGAGGCATCTGAACGCTATCGAGCTGCACATACCCCGTTGCTTGTAATCGCGGGTGAGCAGTACGGTTCTGGGTCTAGCCGTGACTGGGCAGCCAAAGGCCCCAACCTCCTTGGGGTGCGTGCAGTGATCGCCAAGAGCTACGAACGTATTCACCGATCAAACCTCATCGGGATGGGCATTTTGCCCATGCAATTTAAAGCTGGTGACGACCTGGACACCTTTGGACTTGACGGTACTGAGGTATTTGATTTCACCGGTATTGCCAACCAAGATCAGGTTCCAAGTGAACTCTCAGTTCGTGCCACCCAAGCTGACGGCACCGTGGTGACCTTTGTTGTGGACGTACGAATCGACACGCCCAATGAACAAACCTATTACCGAAACGGTGGCATTTTACACACCGTTTTGCGGCAGCTAGCAGCCTCCTAACAACGATCTCACACCACCTCAAGACACCCAAGAACCAGCCTGGTGGTGTGTTGGTCTGTGTGGTGACCTGCCATGAGATTGCAGGTTGACCAAAGGTTAATTGTCTTGCCTCAAGACAAGCAATACGGCGAACGAAGATAACAATTGTGGACCTACTGATTGAGATGAACAGAAAGAAGGTCATTGTGGGTTTGGGTATTCGTACCAACCGGCTTGGTGCGCTCATCATGACGAGTGCGCTCGGGCTGACCCCCGTTCCAGTTCATGCGGCCCCAAATGGACAAGCCTCATTTTCCATTGTGAATGGTACGCCTATCGAAGCAAGCGACTTTCCCGAGGTCGTACGCTTATCGATCAGAACGGATCAGGGAGCCTACGCCTCTTGTGGGGGCACTATCCTGAACGAGCATTGGATTTTAACCGCGGCCCATTGTTTTGAAGATAGTGATCCATCAACACCGGCCACAGTCATTACCTATTTTGAAGAGGACCAGCAGGGTAAGGCTGTCCAGCACAGTTACTCAACTGACGGGCAGTTCCCCCATCCAGAGTTCGCACGCGATTACGCCGCTGGGGGCGGTACAAAAGGGCAATACGACGTTGCCCTGGTGCGAACAAGAAACCCAATTCATGTCCCATCAGGTAAAACGCTTCCGGTTACAAACCTTGCGGAAACGGGTGAACCCATTCCACGTGCAGGTATGGCAACGGTTGTAGGGCGTGGTGTACACGCATGGCAGCGCTACCCAAATATCCCAATCGGCGGGCACTACGTCGCTGACTACAAGCAACTCCGGCGTGCCGATGTCCCGATCTTGCAAGAGTGCAAGTCTCACGTGCAGTTGTGCGCCCAGTATCCCGTGCATTATCACAATGTTCCCCTTGATG from Stomatohabitans albus harbors:
- a CDS encoding Na+/H+ antiporter family protein, whose product is MNAVLLAVLVMLILAMLRMHVVLALLFGAIIGGLSAGLGVEATLESFSEGMKGGAGIALSYVLLGSFAAAIAHSGVPRVFANTIISRLDQAEERHADRVETVVRRGILGALVVMAILSQNLIPIHIAFIPILVPPLLGLATRLGIDRRAMACAMTFGLVTTYMFLPIGFGNIFLNEILLSNIQSSGLNTEGVNVMGAMAIPALGMMGGLVIALLVSYRKPRTYRDMATNPSEQDVEEHAAAEAYRPMNGIVAGIAIVVAFAVQLMTDSMLVGALLGFIVFVIGQVIHWKEMDRVFNRGLTMMAGIGFIMITAQGFAQVMKDTGHIEPLVETVTNLFGNNTAIAALAMLVVGLVITMGIGSSFSTLPIIAAIYVPLCISLGFSPLATVAIIGTAGALGDAGSPASDSTLGPTAGLNMDGQHDHIKDTVIPTFLHFNLPLLVAGWVAAMVL
- a CDS encoding FAD-dependent oxidoreductase encodes the protein MTDIAQTTIIIGGVAAGMSAATRLRRLDEQANIIVLEQGEHVSFANCGLPYHVGGVIEERDALLLQTPEGLHKRFNLDVRTGTRVTAIQRDEQTVRVVTPGGASETLAYDNLVIATGATPFVPPLPGIERALTLRNVSDMDKIVAKVAEQPRHAVVLGGGFIGLEMAENLAHRGIDTTVVELAQQILPPFDPEMAAYVQAHLEANGVKVITGSGASSLTNTHVLLTDGRALDADLVVAGVGVRPDSDLAVQAGLTVTDRGLIVVDDDLRTSDPHIFAAGDATAKRDHVDDSLRFVTLAQRANRDGRMIADAIMGNSVPSNPVLGTAILGVFGLMAVATGWTETRARAEGRQIRVIHTHPGDHAGYYPGAAQMHLKLVIDAQTDAILGAQGVGTKGVDTRIDVIATAIRGGLRASELIDIELAYAPAFGSAKDAVNMLGYIADNLAAGMTTSIQWHELEAAMAEGSVLVDVRDPEEFASGSIPGAINVPLNALRERHQELPDSVIVHCQVGQRGHTAARLLTQLGHQVVNLDGGYLTWKIATAAKE
- a CDS encoding riboflavin synthase, which produces MFTGIVSGMATVQHLSGDESLCTLTLSNEAIPSDVTIGDSVCIAGCCLTVIERTDATVSFEVMGETVAKTTIGALQPGDRVNIECSLRPTTQMGGHMVSGHVDGIGEVRDIRENDGWKTIFFRVPDTIKRLVAPKGSITINGTSLTIIDVDDQPSGTVISIGFIPHTLATTTHGLLAVGDRVNMEADLLARYMLRLIETKAD
- the acnA gene encoding aconitate hydratase AcnA, translated to MGVSTTEEAPVHQDFSSTLTVGSRRVRYTDITKLGVDLNRLPYAIRILLENVARNRDGENVTDAHIQALAHYDGTKVGEQEILFTPARVLLQDFTGVPAVVDLAVMRDALAALGGDPQRINPLVPVDLVIDHSIQVDKYAVADAFKLNAQIEFRRNTERYEFLRWGQTAFNNFSVVPPNTGIVHQVNLEFLGQVVFDATDQIYPDTLVGTDSHTPMINGLGVVGWGVGGIEAEAAMLGQPISMLIPEVIGVELTGELPDGATATDLVLTVTELLRQRGVVGKFVEFFGESVANVPVSNRATIGNMSPEFGSTISIFPIDEKTLDYLHLTGRDEAHIAMVEAYAKANGLWHDPAARPAYTDTLTLDLSTVVPSISGPKLPQQRIPLDEAKQTIHAVRADYEAQDDSSVPVSLNGSGSVDLGHGDVVIAAITSCTNTSNPSVMMAAGLVARKAHALGLTRKPWVKTSLAPGSKVVTDYYQKAGLLDDLSAIGFDVVGYGCTTCIGNSGPLEDTISQAINEHDLAVAAVLSGNRNFEGRISPDTKMNFLMSPPLVVAYALAGTTDIDLTRDPIGQDHEGNDVFLADVWPTNDEIEAVINTSLGRQQFIDTYNDVFTGDEAWQGITVSGGDRFAWSDESTYIAKPTFFDDMPAQPAPLADIMGARVLVKVGDSVTTDHISPAGAIAQDSPAGQWLTAHGVERKDFNSYGSRRGNHEVMMRGTFANIRLRNELAPGTEGGFTIHLPSGEQTTIFEASERYRAAHTPLLVIAGEQYGSGSSRDWAAKGPNLLGVRAVIAKSYERIHRSNLIGMGILPMQFKAGDDLDTFGLDGTEVFDFTGIANQDQVPSELSVRATQADGTVVTFVVDVRIDTPNEQTYYRNGGILHTVLRQLAAS
- the tyrS gene encoding tyrosine--tRNA ligase, whose product is MSTLNAFDVLTARGLVYDCTDEAGLRDAFAAGPVTFYVGFDPTADSLHAGNLVGIMAMAHLQRLGHRAIALAGGATGRVGDPSGRDVERQLLDEATLERNLAAIRTQLAFFLDFSTPERGLLVDNYDWMRSFSFMDALRVIGPHFSVNQMISRESVRKRLETREQGLTYTEFSYQLLQAWDFWHLYKHEGARLQGGGSDQWGNITAGTDLIGKMAGPDHPKAFGLTWPLLTTAAGVKFGKSAGNAVWLDREKTSPYGYYQFWINAADADVERFLKIFTFLELDEIDEIVAKHGEAPHLREGQKRLAAEATRIVHGEDGLTSAIKTTEVLFGAEPFTDLPAAIVREAFAEAPTVEVSSDVLAGETPISKFLVEAGACASQSEAKRLIGQGAVRLNNRVVTQADRPVDTDDVTADAIIIIRVGKKRHFLATLV
- a CDS encoding metal-sensitive transcriptional regulator — its product is MQLSQEDTKPSVTRLKRARGQLDAVIRMLEAGEDCEAVVTQLAAVAKAVDRAGCAIIVTGLRQCLEDPSDEFSPERLEKLFLSFA